The DNA window GGCTTCCCTTCAGCTCCAGAGAATGCTACCAGGCCTGAGTATCACAGGTGGGGCTGGGCGGTGgtgtggttgggggtggggtatgtATCGTAAGAAGTAAGGGGTATTCTTGGTACGTGAGAGGGCACTAAGAGGCTGTGGGAGGCAAGTCTGGGAGTCGGGTGTGGGAGATCGTTCTTAGAGGTGGCATTAACAGCCGTGTCCACCCCATCCTCTGCAGAACCTGTGCTACCTGGGCCTCCCATAGCACCCTATTCCTTACCCAAAGAAGACACCAAGTGGCCACCTGCTCTCCAGCCACCTGTAGGGCTGGGTCCCCCTCCCCCAGACCCAAATCTCCTGGCCCCTCCCTCTGGAGATTCTGCTGGCTTTAGGCAGCTTCTCCCTGAGGTCCTGGAGCCTGGACCCCTGGCTTCCAACCAGCCCCCTACAGAACAACTCTTGCCTGACCTGCTCATCAGCCCCCACATGCTGCCTTGTAAGGACCTTGGTGGGCCAGGCGGGTTGGCAGGGCGGACTAGTGGGGGTAGGGCAGGGTGGCATGGAAGGAGATGGTGAAGAAAAGCTTTCAGGCCAGTCTTCCTGGGTCAAGGGTGAACTGAGAAGGCTGGGGAAGCTGGACCTAGCACCTGGCTGCTGAGAAGGTGTGAGGGTCACAGCCAGGGCAACCTGATTCTCTGCTCCACAGTGACTGACCTAGAGATCAAGTTCCAGTACCGGGGACGTCCACCGCGGGCCCTCACCATCAGCAACCCACAAGGCTGCAGGCTCTTCTATAGCCAGCTAGAGGCTACCCAGGAGCAAGTGGAACTCTTTGGCCCTGTGACCCTGGAGCAAGTTCGCTTCCCTAGCCCAGAGGATATCCCCAGTGACAAGCAGCGCTTCTATACGAACCAGCTGCTGGATGTCCTGGACCGAGGGCTCATCCTGCAGCTGCAGGGCCAGGACCTGTATGCCATCCGTCTGTGCCAGTGTAAGGTGTTCTGGAGTGGGCCCTGTGCCTTGGCCCATGGTTCCTGCCCCAACCCCATCCAGCGGGAAGTCAAGACAAAGCTCTTTAGCCTAGAGCAGTTTCTCAATGGTGAGGTCCATTCTGTGCTCCTCCTGGCTGCCCCTCACTCAGGATAGGGTTGTAACCGCTAACTAAAGGCCTTAATCTTGATGCAGAACTCATCCTGTTCCAGAAGGGCCAAACCAATACCCCACCaccttttgagatcttctttTGCTTTGGAGAAGAATGGCCTGACCTCAAACCCCGAGAGAAGAAGCTCATTACTGTACAGGTGTGTTTCTAGCCAGCTCTGATGCAGCTTGAATAGGAGACATGGGGCTAGGCTCTTGGCCCAGGGTAGGGGTGGGGCCCTCTGGGCCATGACGACTTGGTTGCTAGGACTGAAGGAGACTGTCTACCATCTGCTTCCAGATGTCTTCATGCCCAGCTGGGTTGAACAGCCCTACCACAGCTCTCCTTGTCTTGTTTCCTCTTTGCTTCCCAGGTGGTACCTGTCGCAGCCCGGTTGCTGCTGGAGATGTTC is part of the Rattus norvegicus strain BN/NHsdMcwi chromosome 4, GRCr8, whole genome shotgun sequence genome and encodes:
- the Irf5 gene encoding interferon regulatory factor 5 isoform X3, giving the protein MGEEPFAMNQSAPGIPTPPRRVRLKPWLVAQVNSCQYPGLQWVNGEKKLFYIPWRHATRHGPSQDGDNTIFKAWAKETGKYTEGVDEADPAKWKANLRCALNKSRDFQLYYDGPRDMPPQPYKIYEVCSNGPAPTESQPTDDYVLGEEEEEEDEEASLQLQRMLPGLSITEPVLPGPPIAPYSLPKEDTKWPPALQPPVGLGPPPPDPNLLAPPSGDSAGFRQLLPEVLEPGPLASNQPPTEQLLPDLLISPHMLPLTDLEIKFQYRGRPPRALTISNPQGCRLFYSQLEATQEQVELFGPVTLEQVRFPSPEDIPSDKQRFYTNQLLDVLDRGLILQLQGQDLYAIRLCQCKVFWSGPCALAHGSCPNPIQREVKTKLFSLEQFLNELILFQKGQTNTPPPFEIFFCFGEEWPDLKPREKKLITVQVVPVAARLLLEMFSGELSWSADSIRLQISNPDLKDHMVEQFKELHHIWQSQQRLQPMVQAPPVAGLDAGQGPWPMHPVGMQ
- the Irf5 gene encoding interferon regulatory factor 5 isoform X2 encodes the protein MLQNPKPFAMNQSAPGIPTPPRRVRLKPWLVAQVNSCQYPGLQWVNGEKKLFYIPWRHATRHGPSQDGDNTIFKAWAKETGKYTEGVDEADPAKWKANLRCALNKSRDFQLYYDGPRDMPPQPYKIYEVCSNGPAPTESQPTDDYVLGEEEEEEDEEASLQLQRMLPGLSITEPVLPGPPIAPYSLPKEDTKWPPALQPPVGLGPPPPDPNLLAPPSGDSAGFRQLLPEVLEPGPLASNQPPTEQLLPDLLISPHMLPLTDLEIKFQYRGRPPRALTISNPQGCRLFYSQLEATQEQVELFGPVTLEQVRFPSPEDIPSDKQRFYTNQLLDVLDRGLILQLQGQDLYAIRLCQCKVFWSGPCALAHGSCPNPIQREVKTKLFSLEQFLNELILFQKGQTNTPPPFEIFFCFGEEWPDLKPREKKLITVQVVPVAARLLLEMFSGELSWSADSIRLQISNPDLKDHMVEQFKELHHIWQSQQRLQPMVQAPPVAGLDAGQGPWPMHPVGMQ
- the Irf5 gene encoding interferon regulatory factor 5, with the protein product MNQSAPGIPTPPRRVRLKPWLVAQVNSCQYPGLQWVNGEKKLFYIPWRHATRHGPSQDGDNTIFKAWAKETGKYTEGVDEADPAKWKANLRCALNKSRDFQLYYDGPRDMPPQPYKIYEVCSNGPAPTESQPTDDYVLGEEEEEEDEELQRMLPGLSITEPVLPGPPIAPYSLPKEDTKWPPALQPPVGLGPPPPDPNLLAPPSGDSAGFRQLLPEVLEPGPLASNQPPTEQLLPDLLISPHMLPLTDLEIKFQYRGRPPRALTISNPQGCRLFYSQLEATQEQVELFGPVTLEQVRFPSPEDIPSDKQRFYTNQLLDVLDRGLILQLQGQDLYAIRLCQCKVFWSGPCALAHGSCPNPIQREVKTKLFSLEQFLNELILFQKGQTNTPPPFEIFFCFGEEWPDLKPREKKLITVQVVPVAARLLLEMFSGELSWSADSIRLQISNPDLKDHMVEQFKELHHIWQSQQRLQPMVQAPPVAGLDAGQGPWPMHPVGMQ
- the Irf5 gene encoding interferon regulatory factor 5 isoform X4, with the translated sequence MNQSAPGIPTPPRRVRLKPWLVAQVNSCQYPGLQWVNGEKKLFYIPWRHATRHGPSQDGDNTIFKAWAKETGKYTEGVDEADPAKWKANLRCALNKSRDFQLYYDGPRDMPPQPYKIYEVCSNGPAPTESQPTDDYVLGEEEEEEDEEASLQLQRMLPGLSITEPVLPGPPIAPYSLPKEDTKWPPALQPPVGLGPPPPDPNLLAPPSGDSAGFRQLLPEVLEPGPLASNQPPTEQLLPDLLISPHMLPLTDLEIKFQYRGRPPRALTISNPQGCRLFYSQLEATQEQVELFGPVTLEQVRFPSPEDIPSDKQRFYTNQLLDVLDRGLILQLQGQDLYAIRLCQCKVFWSGPCALAHGSCPNPIQREVKTKLFSLEQFLNELILFQKGQTNTPPPFEIFFCFGEEWPDLKPREKKLITVQVVPVAARLLLEMFSGELSWSADSIRLQISNPDLKDHMVEQFKELHHIWQSQQRLQPMVQAPPVAGLDAGQGPWPMHPVGMQ
- the Irf5 gene encoding interferon regulatory factor 5 isoform X1, with the translated sequence MPWSVAPLTPVRSGFPAPGRHGLEPFAMNQSAPGIPTPPRRVRLKPWLVAQVNSCQYPGLQWVNGEKKLFYIPWRHATRHGPSQDGDNTIFKAWAKETGKYTEGVDEADPAKWKANLRCALNKSRDFQLYYDGPRDMPPQPYKIYEVCSNGPAPTESQPTDDYVLGEEEEEEDEEASLQLQRMLPGLSITEPVLPGPPIAPYSLPKEDTKWPPALQPPVGLGPPPPDPNLLAPPSGDSAGFRQLLPEVLEPGPLASNQPPTEQLLPDLLISPHMLPLTDLEIKFQYRGRPPRALTISNPQGCRLFYSQLEATQEQVELFGPVTLEQVRFPSPEDIPSDKQRFYTNQLLDVLDRGLILQLQGQDLYAIRLCQCKVFWSGPCALAHGSCPNPIQREVKTKLFSLEQFLNELILFQKGQTNTPPPFEIFFCFGEEWPDLKPREKKLITVQVVPVAARLLLEMFSGELSWSADSIRLQISNPDLKDHMVEQFKELHHIWQSQQRLQPMVQAPPVAGLDAGQGPWPMHPVGMQ